A stretch of Coccidioides posadasii str. Silveira chromosome 2, complete sequence DNA encodes these proteins:
- a CDS encoding uncharacterized protein (EggNog:ENOG410PR2Z~COG:O~BUSCO:3778at33183) codes for MGQAGSSQRADFFRRTSSTSDQQIGDDHIGPSSSLPSMQISRNASEPTSGSEATTPSISELPASRGSTSTRISIENQERIGSFVHDEHEDLAMEGLSTQGSIHTRQSAQSSSSRQSTMSRLGSRIIPSSIRRSLHSRGSESSGESQPNRPTLFSRSGLSSRQDGRNRPQSPSLRNLGSRGIARRRSIRGPYALPRGESALLPESPPNPTFLSPDRAAERRRFSWRRHSRLSHVRSSIASPMSHMFGQGSPSTTSHASTAPPRRPSRSGFTEDPDGSLPPLRQMDSAMDLDEPHELDSVEPAARHVRSNSASSRYVPAVSEARRSPGAIRSRATRLLRRDESTQTPLSHILHLAASALAAQISGNATPAASNLQNIGADGLDGPLESLLQGLQHIASSQEEAGAGENSAEGGFPNVNFLRVFRFVNADNAHNSPSQSNSSESQEDAGDSMETGHYDPGEENPERRLLTLVVVGVRSIPANGSTGNESGTNARLNAESLLRLPFLSAGNLLRSDRGSSGFLRRGDGRTRFTSNRNSVAGPPIQTNHDSQPHQSTSSGGRSDAGSLADLSSSLPTVFSESPPGPNPPPSTPADPGLSGASSTVNTPSRRPSSASAFLPQLNEDSSGEAEAAAEQSTAFNFPRQRRRSDSEAARHRGLGSGAARRNGVVEPDDPSPSTTRSWLIYVVGANLAENHPALAAPSLFTDNPTYEDMMLLSSLLGPVKPPVASEEDVALAGGLYRLVQYPESLVAENAEDGERIHISENDRCLICLSNYAAEEEVRLLAKCRHIYHRECIDEWLTTGRNSCPLCRGEGVSNSDNNGNTAEPESNST; via the exons ATGGGCCAAGCTGGTTCCTCGCAACGGGCGGACTTTTTTCGCCGCACCAGCTCCACCTCTGATCAGCAAATCGGGGACGATCACATTGGTCCATCTTCCAGTCTTCCGAGCATGCAAATTAGCCGCAACGCGAGTGAGCCGACCAGTGGGTCGGAAGCCACTACGCCATCGATCTCAGAGCTTCCAGCTTCCCGGGGGTCAACCTCAACCCGAATATCGATAGAAAATCAAGAACGCATAGGATCATTCGTGCATGATGAGCACGAAGACTTGGCCATGGAGGGACTGTCGACGCAGGGCTCCATTCATACTCGTCAGTCTGCTCAATCGTCCAGTAGCCGACAGTCAACCATGTCGAGACTAGGGTCAAGAATCATTCCGAGCTCCATCAGGAGAAGCCTACATAGCCGTGGAAGTGAATCGTCAGGGGAAAGCCAGCCTAATCGTCCCACTCTCTTTTCCAGATCCGGACTCTCCTCTCGACAGGATGGCCGCAATCGTCCACAGTCACCTTCGCTCAGAAACCTAGGATCTCGGGGAATAGCAAGAAGACGCTCGATCCGGGGACCCTACGCACTACCACGTGGCGAATCTGCTCTCCTGCCCGAATCCCCTCCGAATCCAACTTTCCTAAGTCCTGATAGAGCCGCCGAACGTCGTAGGTTCTCTTGGCGCCGCCACTCCCGGTTGAGCCATGTGCGTAGTTCAATAGCATCACCGATGTCACATATGTTCGGCCAAGGTTCACCTTCAACCACAAGTCATGCATCTACGGCCCCGCCACGACGTCCTTCTCGTTCCGGGTTTACGGAAGATCCAGATGGTTCGCTCCCACCTTTACGACAAATGGATTCTGCGATGGATTTGGATGAGCCACACGAACTTGATTCAGTTGAGCCGGCAGCTCGACACGTTCGCTCAAACTCAGCTTCTTCTCGATATGTCCCGGCCGTTTCGGAGGCCAGGAGATCGCCTGGTGCAATTAGGTCACGAGCAACTCGGCTACTCCGAAGAGATGAATCTACACAAACGCCCCTGTCTCACATCCTACACCTGGCTGCAAGCGCACTCGCAGCTCAGATTTCAGGAAATGCGACTCCAGCAGCTTCCAACCTTCAAAATATCGGAGCGGATGGTCTGGATGGGCCGCTTGAGTCCCTCTTGCAAGGCTTGCAACATATTGCTTCTTCGCAGGAAGAGGCTGGTGCCGGTGAAAATTCGGCCGAGGGAGGCTTCCCTAATGTTAATTTCTTAAGAGTCTTTCGTTTCGTCAACGCCGATAATGCTCACAACAGTCCTTCTCAGTCAAACTCATCCGAATCCCAAGAAGACGCTGGTGATTCAATGGAGACAGGTCATTACGATCCAGGAGAAGAAAATCCTGAAAGGCGATTGCTGACTCTAGTTGTTGTCGGCGTGAGATCTATCCCGGCTAACGGTAGCACTGGGAATGAAAGCGGTACCAATGCTAGATTGAACGCCGAATCGCTCCTTCGCCTACCATTCCTATCTGCCGGAAATCTTCTCCGTAGCGATAGAGGCTCTAGTGGCTTCCTGCGTCGCGGTGATGGCCGAACCCGATTCACTAGCAATCGCAACTCTGTCGCTGGTCCACCCATACAAACCAATCACGATAGCCAACCACATCAATCTACTTCTTCTGGGGGACGGTCCGATGCTGGATCGCTCGCCGACTTGTCTTCATCCCTGCCAACAGTTTTTTCGGAAAGTCCACCAGGCCCAAATCCTCCACCGTCCACGCCGGCTGACCCTGGCCTATCTGGTGCATCTTCGACGGTAAATACTCCGAGCAGAAGACCCTCGTCGGCCTCTGCTTTCCTCCCGCAGCTAAATGAGGACTCCAGTGGGGAAGCCGAAGCGGCTGCTGAACAAAGTACGGCCTTTAATTTCCCTCGCCAGCGCCGACGGAGCGATTCCGAAGCTGCTCGCCATCGCGGACTTGGCTCTGGTGCGGCACGTCGAAATGGAGTGGTTGAACCGGATGACCCTTCGCCAAGTACTACAAGAAGCTGGTTGATTTATGTCGTTGGTGCTAACCTTGCTGAGAATCATCCAGCCCTCGCTGCTCCCAGCTTGTTTACTGAT AATCCTACGTACGAGGATATGATGCTCTTATCTTCTCTTCTCGGCCCCGTTAAACCACCTGTGGCTTCAGAAGAAGATGTTGCTCTCGCCGGAGGCCTTTATCGATTAGTTCAGTATCCCGAGTCATTGGTTGCTGAAAACGCGGAAGACGGAGAACGCATTCATATTAGTGAAAACGATAGGTGTCTCATCTGTCTCAGTAACTATGCTGCTGAGGAGGAAGTCCGGTTATTAGCAAAATGCAGACACATCTATCATCGCGAATGTATTGACGAG TGGTTGACTACCGGGCGAAACTCCTGCCCCTTATGTAGGGGCGAGGGTGTCTCAAACTCCGACAACAATGGAAACACCGCTGAACCTGAAAGCAACTCAACATAA
- a CDS encoding uncharacterized protein (TransMembrane:3 (o22-42i54-75o95-112i)): protein MTPLGDNCDLRTRSPGRKSSRIAWLSLSLSPCLRPISFSTLFRFEPRFESPAFSLFFGLLITATQSPFIASWSLFPLTPPDIGHTSLNRSTSVRPRFQAALDRLVMASLRLSRPKKYTKSRLAPA from the coding sequence ATGACCCCTTTGGGTGATAATTGTGATTTACGAACAAGGTCCCCAGGACGAAAGTCCAGCCGTATTGCTTggctctccctctctctttcGCCCTGCCTCAGGCCCATTTCCTTTTCCACCCTCTTTCGATTTGAGCCCAGGTTTGAGTCTCCGGCTTTTTCTTTGTTCTTTGGCCTTTTAATCACTGCGACGCAATCTCCGTTCATCGCCTCATGGTCCCTGTTTCCCTTGACACCCCCTGACATTGGGCACACTTCTCTCAACAGAAGTACATCTGTGCGCCCACGGTTCCAAGCTGCCCTTGATAGGTTGGTGATGGCTTCACTGCGCTTGTCGCGCCCGAAGAAGTATACAAAATCCCGCCTTGCACCAGCCTAG
- a CDS encoding uncharacterized protein (EggNog:ENOG410PP50~COG:S~BUSCO:8142at33183), giving the protein MLKVSDYVHGTIPQNNDRPVSQGTSKSSIPSSRLRAAELARVNVPPTRLAGFNATPAVNMHGRQQSQNLQMTSDQRIGPFGALNPEHRDMFDTDVEGFDDSTTTMSLVRDDDVVVPPPPQEERLASPRRGRDNGTTHHQGDMSLDPLNGAFEQRNCISIAERMKELDSEPDDLRTSHQHEHYHQNFEAHVDEQDGDHDMELEGEPTIKVGWDANHGNSQHAMSWQQIEAALREHNPQTASNESSSVQRPEYMPPHQVQSELQSPAGNESDQSNYANTTHATPRPIRKLIPGGRFTPKSRFATPKPPKPPTPFSISRIPRPISAPGIPFPSDNALSPLNPEYRRDQLPLSPSQTDTNNGQYHNNQGGIFDTTDLSALDSSEESITEPNMPPSATSPQLSTLSPVSSKRPFTAFTSDYHPNILHTKSYSDLQAEPFDYNPAPPPPVFPPQDPELPLIEKLHRLKSLTDDQRRNFFSSLTQAEWEDSGDWLIEQFGVILQKTKDARRERRQVAAVFEAEIKRRYELVEGEVKDIRDRMDDMRAGGMGVLKGRG; this is encoded by the coding sequence ATGCTGAAAGTTAGCGATTATGTCCATGGAACCATACCCCAGAACAATGACCGGCCAGTCTCCCAGGGCACCAGCAAAAGCAGCATTCCCTCCTCAAGGCTGCGTGCGGCGGAATTGGCTCGGGTCAATGTACCTCCTACTAGATTAGCTGGGTTCAATGCCACCCCGGCAGTGAACATGCATGGCAGACAACAGTCCCAAAACTTGCAAATGACGAGTGATCAAAGGATTGGGCCCTTTGGCGCACTTAACCCGGAGCATCGCGATATGTTCGATACAGACGTTGAAGGATTTGACGACAGCACCACCACGATGAGTCTCGTTCGAGACGACGATGTCGTTGTGCCGCCACCACCCCAGGAGGAGCGTCTGGCCTCTCCCAGGAGAGGCAGAGATAATGGAACCACACACCATCAGGGCGATATGTCATTGGACCCATTGAATGGCGCATTTGAACAGCGGAATTGTATTTCAATTGCCGAGAGAATGAAGGAGCTCGATTCTGAACCTGATGATCTTCGTACTAGTCATCAGCATGAGCATTATCATCAGAATTTCGAGGCTCATGTTGATGAGCAAGATGGCGATCACGATATGGAGCTCGAGGGAGAGCCCACTATCAAGGTTGGATGGGATGCCAACCATGGGAACAGCCAGCACGCTATGAGTTGGCAACAGATTGAGGCAGCACTTCGGGAGCATAACCCTCAAACCGCGAGCAACGAGTCAAGCTCCGTGCAACGTCCAGAATACATGCCGCCACACCAGGTTCAAAGTGAACTACAGAGCCCTGCCGGAAATGAATCAGACCAGAGTAACTACGCCAATACCACCCACGCTACTCCTCGACCGATACGGAAACTAATTCCTGGAGGCCGCTTTACTCCCAAATCCCGTTTCGCGACCCCCAAGCCTCCAAAACCGCCAACACCGTTTTCAATCTCACGAATTCCACGCCCAATTTCTGCTCCAGGGATCCCTTTTCCTTCCGACAACGCTCTCTCCCCGCTTAATCCTGAGTATCGCAGGGATCAGCTTCCACTCAGTCCTTCCCAAACAGACACCAACAACGGTCAGTATCATAACAACCAAGGGGGCATATTCGACACGACCGATCTAAGTGCCCTAGACAGCTCCGAAGAAAGCATTACAGAGCCAAACATGCCGCCTTCGGCCACTTCTCCACAGCTCTCCACGCTCTCTCCTGTATCTTCAAAACGCCCATTCACAGCCTTCACGTCCGACTATCACCCGAACATCCTTCATACCAAATCCTACTCCGACCTCCAAGCCGAGCCGTTCGATTATAATCCCGCCCCACCACCACCTGTCTTCCCACCACAAGACCCGGAGCTCCCACTCATAGAAAAGCTACACCGCTTGAAATCACTTACCGACGACCAGAGACGTAACTTTTTCTCATCTCTGACGCAGGCAGAATGGGAAGATAGTGGGGACTGGTTGATCGAGCAATTCGGCGTTATCTTGCAGAAAACAAAGGACGCGAGACGGGAAAGAAGACAGGTTGCTGCGGTGTTCGAGGCAGAGATCAAGCGGCGCTACGAACTTGTGGAAGGAGAAGTGAAAGATATCCGAGATCGAATGGATGACATGAGAGCCGGAGGCATGGGGGTTTTGAAAGGTCGAGGGTGA
- a CDS encoding uncharacterized protein (EggNog:ENOG410PKHS~COG:K~TransMembrane:1 (o441-458i)~BUSCO:3385at33183), with translation MAKYSHPSSFDFFQQSPALDSKPIFSPDDEMSVLDDKILDSNTQDITSLNGQRRSSFDHTTDDFSRRDSVWSDMAQHHSGAQSRQPSQMSTPLFEPIANPFVHTTTYPPQQWTLATDSGSCTPTPMYEQFPHDFDAAAQNPFAGGAVGAVQPVAYPTMPYRPGSTFAPHNAIPMSPQSSQGWASASADPAEMQTKAARKNSTTATGYRNSSNLHIRRDGIRKKNARFDIPAERTLSNIDLLISRSTDEEEIKELKQQKRLLRNRQAALDSRQRKKVHTEQLEEDKRRSTTLINELQEAIREMKLRETELVREKNELLEGQQQLHQYIDQLHTEKEELIRSHTLETGELRKKNTILREHMEKLEHSSASGSLFRSDFSDYESLAVDGSSWDDFSMTNEFTLDSEPRVPIRTPTPAPEKSLTTVIKKTDKVVEKLSSQTDFPFSWNAFYMCLLFGAFMASNGPSMSPSSIPPLSEEYRAESANVLKAVLASANPPQASNSLNLASIAGPSSTTPFPATISGAEMAQISSGQDTTMTNLDDLHRNLVAPTKQQEEEQAFALTAEQYNALTTLDDDEGDITPQPSNLQQAYAAMRSQNTGIKGTSEVYSRSLLWDRVPEKVIRDFRRMVKDCGIPGKHEEPGGAMCTS, from the exons ATGGCGAAGTATTCACATCCTTCGTCGTTCGACTTTTTCCAACAATCGCCCGCCCTCGACTCCAAACCCATCTTCTCCCCGGACGACGAGATGAGCGTACTAGACGACAAGATCCTCGACTCAAACACACAAGACATCACATCCCTCAACGGCCAACGAAGGTCGTCCTTTGACCACACCACAGACGACTTCTCGCGGAGAGACTCTGTCTGGTCGGATATGGCACAACACCACAGCGGAGCCCAGTCGCGGCAACCGTCCCAGATGTCCACTCCTCTCTTTGAACCCATCGCCAACCCGTTCGTCCACACAACCACATACCCTCCACAACAATGGACGCTGGCCACGGATTCCGGCTCCTGTACCCCGACTCCCATGTACGAACAGTTCCCACACGACTTCGATGCTGCGGCTCAAAACCCGTTCGCTGGCGGTGCTGTCGGTGCCGTGCAGCCAGTTGCCTACCCAACCATGCCATACCGACCCGGCTCTACCTTCGCTCCTCACAATGCCATTCCAATGTCCCCGCAATCTAGCCAAGGCTGGGCCTCAGCATCTGCCGATCCCGCCGAGATGCAGACGAAGGCTGCACGGAAAAACTCCACAACTGCCACCGGCTATCGAAATAGCTCCAACCTCCATATCCGCCGGGATGGAATCCGGAAGAAGAATGCTCGCTTCGACATCCCTGCCGAACGTACTCTGAGCAACATTGACCTCCTCATCAGCCGTTCCACCGATGAGGAGGAGATCAAAGAGCTCAAGCAACAGAAACGTCTGTTGAGAAACCGACAGGCTGC GCTTGACTCCCGTCAACGTAAGAAGGTGCACACCGAACAGCTTGAGGAAGACAAGCGACGGTCCACCACTCTCATCAACGAGCTCCAGGAGGCTATCCGTGAGATGAAACTCCGGGAGACTGAGCTTGTACGGGAGAAGAACGAATTGCTCGAGGGTCAGCAGCAGCTCCATCAGTATATCGACCAACTCCACACTGAAAAGGAGGAGTTGATTCGATCTCATACTCTGGAGACCGGTGAACTTCGAAAGAAGAACACCATTCTTCGCGAACATATGGAGAAACTAGAGCATTCGTCTGCGTCCGGGTCCCTCTTCCGCAGCGATTTCTCCGATTATGAGAGTCTTGCCGTTGATGGAAGCTCCTGGGATGACTTCTCTATGACCAACGAGTTTACTCTGGATAGCGAGCCTCGGGTACCCATTCGGACCCCGACGCCCGCTCCCGAGAAGTCGCTTACAACGGTCATCAAGAAAACTGACAAGGTTGTCGAGAAGCTTTCGTCGCAAACAGACTTCCCGTTCAGCTGGAATGCATTTTACATGTGTCTACTCTTCGGTGCTTTTATGGCTTCAAACGGCCCGTCGATGTCTCCTAGCTCCATTCCTCCTCTTTCGGAAGAGTATCGTGCCGAATCTGCCAATGTTCTAAAAGCAGTCCTTGCTTCTGCAAATCCTCCCCAGGCCTCCAATTCGCTCAACCTAGCCTCCATTGCTGGGCCATCGTCTACTACCCCGTTCCCTGCAACAATCTCCGGCGCAGAAATGGCACAGATCTCTTCGGGTCAGGACACCACTATGACCAACCTGGATGACCTGCACCGAAACCTTGTCGCTCCCACAAAGCAGCAAGAAGAGGAGCAGGCGTTCGCTCTGACCGCAGAGCAGTACAACGCCTTGACGACCCTGGACGATGACGAAGGCGATATTACTCCGCAACCTTCCAACCTGCAGCAAGCCTACGCTGCGATGCGAAGCCAAAATACCGGCATCAAAGGCACCTCTGAGGTCTATTCCCGCTCTCTCCTTTGGGACCGTGTTCCAGAAAAAGTTATCCGTGATTTCAGACGGATGGTCAAGGACTGCGGAATACCCGGCAAACACGAAGAACCTGGCGGCGCGATGTGCACCTCTTGA
- a CDS encoding uncharacterized protein (EggNog:ENOG410PKGH~COG:S~BUSCO:7968at33183) → MSEDQELLARIGRLAGQINQHKSQLTPLSRGGYANAPSHTSYGSIHRPHPGWAPYRGRGRPPSRRAAGPHRHRTLVLNNGTPNPDTADSSSSTTVPGDMNVEAKPPQQTGWVAKRDRHMQLINTAIYDQEAQARTKAIEETRKLKAQKKAELEKAKVLRFAQHIVAPTAEAAAAGVRPDSYKIVIQEIPFQVIKGGSKLIRLSNDPTAANATPKKVNVGGVTFVRSKNGNLHRLGAVVSKKKTGAVRKKDELCKRFTATGSCYKGPKCSYIHDPNKVAICKEFLQTGKCSAGPSCDLSHEPSPERSPACVHFIRGRCSNPACRYAHIRVTPGAPVCRDFAILGYCGKGDQCQDRHVIECPDYANMGKCAKQKCPLPHIDRAGQIRKLAANKADNNTHATENPGEYADDVSSEEEAYDEIDSDDVDSDELDDDEPEVIIPGAHAGEEVTEQHDFIKF, encoded by the exons ATGAGTGAAGACCAAGAACTCTTAGCCAGGATCGGCCGCCTTGCTG GGCAAATCAACCAGCACAAGAGTCAACTTACGCCTCTCTCACGCGGCGGTTACGCTAACGCCCCATCGCATACCAGCTATGGTAGCATTCACAGGCCTCATCCTGGCTGGGCGCCTTATCGTGGACGTGGCCGGCCTCCTTCAAGACGCGCTGCTGGACCCCATCGCCACCGAACTCTCGTCCTCAATAACGGAACACCCAACCCCGACACTGCGGATAGCAGCTCATCTACCACTGTACCTGGCGACATGAATGTCGAAGCAAAACCGCCACAGCAAACTGGGTGGGTAGCGAAACGCGATCGTCACATGCAACTTATCAATACCGCAATCTACGACCAGGAAGCCCAAGCGAGAACGAAAGCTATTGAAGAGACCCGCAAGCTAAAGGCACAGAAAAAAGCGGAGCTGGAAAAAGCGAAAGTCTTAAGATTTGCGCAGCATATTGTTGCTCCGACTGCAGAAGCCGCCGCTGCTGGTGTACGTCCGGATTCATACAAGATCGTCATACAAGAAATCCCCTTCCAAGTTATTAAAGGAGGGAGCAAGTTAATCCGATTATCAA ATGACCCCACAGCCGCAAATGCGACTCCGAAAAAAGTAAACGTTGGTGGCGTGACATTTGTCAGAAGCAAGAACGGGAACCTACATCGGTTAGGGGCCGTGGTTTCAAAGAA GAAAACCGGGGCTGTTAGGAAAAAGGATGAACTCTGCAAGAGATTTACTGCGACGG GTTCCTGCTATAAGGGGCCTAAGTGCTCATATATTCACGATCCGAATAAGGTTGCCATCTGCAAGGAATTTCTTCAAACAGGTAAATGCAGTGCAGGACCATCGTGTGATCTTTCGCATGAGCCATCACCAGAGAGATCTCCTGCCTGCGTCCACTTCATTCGTGGCCGCTGTTCTAACCCCGCATGTCGATATGCGCACATCCGAGTGACACCAGGAGCGCCAGTGTGTCGGGATTTTGCTATCCTGGGATACTGCGGCAAAGGTGACCAGTGTCAGGACCGCCATGTTATAGAGTGTCCAGACTATGCGAACATGGGCAAGTGTGCCAAGCAAAAATGCCCGTTACCGCACATTGACCGAGCGGGCCAAATCCGCAAACTCGCCGCTAATAAGGCAGATAACAACACCCACGCTACGGAAAATCCAGGAGAATATGCGGACGATGTATCTAGTGAAGAGGAGGCATACGACGAGATTGATTCTGATGATGTTGATTCTGATGAGCTTGATGACGACGAACCCGAAGTGATCATCCCTGGTGCACATGCAGGAGAAGAGGTCACCGAGCAACACGACTTCATCAAATTCTAA
- a CDS encoding uncharacterized protein (EggNog:ENOG410PP50~COG:S~BUSCO:10978at33183) encodes MPESATISHFSLPLPQWQRPVSYRTAKYDPPQRAKRPLVEDTDASSIETGSDSSDYEDIGAASSGRQSRATSTVKSDRASSSSSSSFSRRPCRRSTSARSSVILTPDEAHQYRIAGQPPDMELPGGNFPHSGLSSASGVKPATRRRIESDLAQLNPPVFLPGSARNSLRLKHLGVITTILHRCLLEGDYVRAGRAWGLILRDEWGGHAVDVRTEGRWGIGAEILLWRDGQMAAAGAEGGGGKGGYKTEWFSRRGFERAKQYYERLILHYPYRKHAPNALGPLDFYPAMFGLWISVVQEESRATREAATYDVVREERDYDFGYDVEDNMSMTSDLGREDRQRAETVARARSKELEEAQQIACQLDDLLVSPPFSDSYELLRLRGMVSLWIGDLCVSSVSPDEAAEQGVQMGGDKDGDITMMSYDDKVDSILARMEEGLGMERRQAEVDKAKEFFERARARKVGPLSAADKVYMDSIDSY; translated from the coding sequence ATGCCCGAATCTGCAACGATATCCCATTTCTCTCTCCCGCTGCCCCAGTGGCAAAGACCAGTGAGCTATCGCACAGCCAAATACGATCCTCCGCAGCGCGCCAAACGCCCCCTTGTCGAAGACACCGACGCCTCGAGCATCGAAACCGGTTCCGATAGCAGCGACTATGAAGACATCGGAGCAGCCTCCTCGGGGCGCCAATCGCGGGCAACAAGCACCGTGAAAAGCGACCgcgcctcctcctcctcctcctcctccttctcccgCCGGCCCTGCCGCCGCTCGACATCCGCACGCTCCTCCGTCATCCTCACACCGGACGAAGCGCATCAATACCGCATCGCCGGCCAGCCGCCGGACATGGAGTTGCCGGGAGGGAATTTCCCGCACTCCGGCCTCTCTTCGGCCTCAGGCGTGAAGCCGGCTACCAGGAGGCGTATCGAGTCGGATCTGGCGCAGCTGAATCCGCCGGTGTTTCTGCCGGGGTCGGCGCGGAACAGCCTGCGTCTGAAGCATCTGGGCGTGATCACGACGATCTTGCATCGGTGTCTGCTTGAAGGGGACTATGTGCGGGCGGGGAGGGCTTGGGGGCTGATTCTGCGGGATGAGTGGGGTGGGCATGCGGTTGATGTGAGGACGGAAGGAAGATGGGGGATCGGAGCGGAGATTCTGCTGTGGAGAGATGGGCAGATGGCGGCTGCGGGGGCGGAGGGAGGTGGTGGGAAGGGTGGTTATAAGACGGAGTGGTTTTCGAGACGGGGGTTTGAGAGGGCCAAGCAGTACTACGAGAGGTTGATATTGCATTATCCGTATCGGAAACATGCGCCCAATGCTCTGGGGCCGTTGGATTTCTACCCGGCTATGTTTGGACTTTGGATATCGGTCGTTCAGGAGGAGAGTCGAGCTACGAGGGAGGCTGCTACATATGATGTGGtgagggaggagagggaCTACGACTTTGGCTACGACGTGGAAGATAACATGTCTATGACCAGCGATCTGGGGCGGGAAGATCGACAAAGGGCCGAAACTGTCGCTCGAGCTCGCTCGAAGGAACTCGAGGAGGCGCAACAGATCGCGTGTCAGCTCGATGATCTGCTCGTCTCTCCTCCGTTCTCGGATAGTTATGAGTTATTGAGATTACGAGGGATGGTGTCATTGTGGATCGGGGATCTATGCGTCTCATCAGTGTCTCCCGATGAAGCAGCTGAGCAGGGCGTGCAGATGGGCGGTGATAAGGACGGAGATATCACCATGATGTCGTATGACGATAAGGTAGACTCTATCTTGGCGAGAATGGAGGAAGGGCTGGGGATGGAGAGGAGGCAGGCGGAGGTGGATAAAGCAAAGGAGTTCTTTGAGAGGGCGCGCGCGAGGAAGGTTGGGCCGCTAAGTGCAGCGGATAAAGTGTACATGGATAGTATTGACTCATACTAA
- a CDS encoding uncharacterized protein (BUSCO:408419at4751~EggNog:ENOG410PHE0~COG:K~BUSCO:7570at33183), whose amino-acid sequence MSNIGASAVKPEPSPGLAIKSEPDAKDNDIAMLSDEDIYEDTGDLDFANAAQDVWLTRIPKILWENWSKLDDDEEIQIGTVRVEGPPTDIKRISLRLLDIPQNEGVPKDYNLKRQNINADRTAYAVQNTFIFTEKDLPGYKDRAHLLFNENQPHGRSYVYEQMKRDSRKKANKKKWEPYTRKTIPKQTAIAARVHDEFNCLPVENEEYHRIAEKRALEALKPKRNTKFIERVTGKMLQPKTAQAADKSNFIQVTKPPRIRTQDNKTARMPQNELLDLIYACFRRYRYWPFKSLKAELKQPEAYLKQTLEMVAHLVKSGDFAMTWELKPEAREASYANAMAYKDAKQELAPSAMDEGSEAEPTASGIGTDNDDEENIKFENVV is encoded by the exons ATGTCAAACATTGGCGCTTCCGCCGTCAAACCGGAACCAAGTCCCGGACTGGCGATCAAATCAGAACCCGACGCAAAAGACAATGACATTGCGATGCTATCAGATGAGGATATCTATGAGGATACGGGTGATTTAGATTTTGCGAATGCCGCGCAAGATGTATGGCTGACGAGGATTCCGAAAATTCTCTGGGAGAATTGGTCGAAACTCGACGACGATGAGGAGATACAGATCGGCACAGTAAGGGTGGAAGGGCCGCCAACCGACATTAAGCGG ATCAGTCTTCGATTACTCGATATCCCCCAGAATGAGGGAGTACCGAAGGATTATAATCTGAAACGCCAGAATATAAATGCAGATCGGACTGCTTACGCCGTGCAGAATACGTTTATATTTACAGAGAAGGATCTTCCTGGGTATAAAGACAGGGCGCATCTTCTATTCAATGAAAACCAGCCCCACGGGCGATCGTACGTGTACGAGCAAATGAAACGGGATTCAAGGAAGAAGGCAAACAAGAAGAAGTGGGAGCCATATACAAGGAAAACTATTCCAA AGCAAACGGCCATCGCTGCGCGAGTACACGATGAGTTCAACTGCCTTCCCGTTGAAAATGAGGAATATCATAGAATAGCCGAGAAAAGAGCTCTAGAAGCCCTTAAACCGAAGAGAAACACCAAGTTTATCGAAAGAGTTACTGGCAAAATGTTGCAGCCGAAGACTGCTCAAGCTGCCGACAAGTCCAACTTTATT CAAGTTACGAAACCCCCAAGGATTCGCACCCAAGACAACAAAACCGCCCGTATGCCGCAAAACGAGCTCCTGGACCTCATCTACGCCTGTTTCCGACGATACAGGTACTGGCCATTTAAATCCCTCAAAGCCGAGCTTAAGCAGCCAGAGGCTTACCTCAAGCAAACCTTGGAGATGGTCGCACACCTTGTCAAGAGTGGTGATTTTGCGATGACATGGGAGCTTAAGCCGGAAGCACGGGAAGCAAGCTACGCGAACGCCATGGCGTATAAAGATGCGAAGCAGGAGCTGGCTCCAAGCGCGATGGATGAAGGTTCTGAGGCAGAGCCAACCGCTTCCGGAATTGGTACCgataatgatgatgaagaaaacATTAAATTTGAAAATGTGGTTTGA